ATCGCGAACGCTCTGGATGAACAGGTCCTGACTCGCACGGCGGATCCCGAGATCGCGAAGGGTCAGGACGGATGGCATGTCCGGGACTTCGGCCGCGGTATCCAGATTCAACACTTCACTCAGAACGAGAACCCAGAGAAGCTCGCCAGCGCCGGCGGCGTGATCGGGAAGTTCGGTGTCGGCTTGAAGGACGCGCTCGCGACGTTCCACCGCAACGGGATCACCGTCACGGTCCGCTCGCGCTTTGGGACGTATCGTCTCAAGACAGCGGCGAAGACCGGCTTCGGCGACATCAAGACGTTGCACGTTGAGTACGACGACACACCGAACGCAATGGTCGGGAGCGACGTAAGTCTGGCCGGCGTCTCGGACGAATCCGTGCGCGCGGCGCAGTCGCTCTTCCTCCGTTACTCGGGCGAGCTGCCCATCGAGTCGAGTGTCGACGCGCGAGGTCACGACGCGACGCTCGGTGCGGCGCCGGTTGGTCCGGCGAGCAGTTGTTGGATCTCGACGTGG
This sequence is a window from Candidatus Limnocylindria bacterium. Protein-coding genes within it:
- a CDS encoding ATP-binding protein gives rise to the protein IANALDEQVLTRTADPEIAKGQDGWHVRDFGRGIQIQHFTQNENPEKLASAGGVIGKFGVGLKDALATFHRNGITVTVRSRFGTYRLKTAAKTGFGDIKTLHVEYDDTPNAMVGSDVSLAGVSDESVRAAQSLFLRYSGELPIESSVDARGHDATLGAAPVGPASSCWISTW